DNA from Elusimicrobiota bacterium:
ATTTTACTGGTTCTTGTTTCAGGGCGGTAACTGAAACAATGCTATGGGCAAAGAAAAATTTTAATAGTAAAACTAAATTCAATTATAAAAATATGAAAAAACTAAACGGTGGCACACAGATGAAAAATATCTGGGAATATTGGGCAGAGAAAAATCCTTTTCGCCATCCTGCCACGAAACAACAGATTGTCTTGGAACATGCAATTTTAGCTGGAAGCAATGAGGGAGATTTAATTCTTGACCCATTTGCCGGATCTGGCACAACCGGATTTGTTGCTTATGGACTAAATAGAAAATGCATTATGATAGAAATAGACCAAAACTATTGCAAGCTTATTAAAGATAGAATAGAAGGTAAATATGGTGAATTTAAAAGAAAGACAAAAGATTAAAGAAAAGTTTAGAAATGAATTATTGGAATATGTAGATAAATTTAATACTGCAGTTTCAACTGAAAAAGGAGATTGGATAGTAAAAGGATTTATTGATATTGCTAAAAATATTTATACAATTTCTGCAGATACAAAGGTTGTTTCTAAAATAATGGAACTTTTACTTTTTCCAAAGATATGTGAATTTGCTGAAAAGAATAAATATAAAATGGTGTTGTGTAAAGAACAGAATTTTTATCCTAACATTTCTTTTATTGATAAGAAAAATAATAAATTCGCATTGGATATAAAAAGTACCTATCGCAAGAATACTAAAGAAGTCAACGGAATGACTTTAGGAGCATTTACTGGATATTTTAGAGATAGAACAAGCAGTAAAAATATTACCTTTCCTTATAATGAGTATGCTGGACATTTTGTTTTAGGTGTAATTTATTCTCGTAAGGAACTAAAAATAGACGAAAGAAGAATATATCAAATTGAGGAACTTCAGAATATCACATCAGTAGTTAAAGATTTTGTTTTCTTTATCCAGGAAAAATATAAAATCGCTCTGGATAGACCTGGAAGTGGGAATACAAAAAACATTGGTTCTGTCATAAAAATAGATGAATTGACAAATGGAAAAGGTCATTTTGCTGAACTTGGAGAAGAAATATTTAATGACTATTGGATGTTTTATCTGACAAAAGATATGGCAAAATCTGTAGACCTTAAATCTGCACCATATAAGAATCTTAAAGAATATTTTGAATATAAAAAATTAAAGAGAATTAAATGAGAGCAAAATTATTGAATCAACAATTAGAATTACTTCCACACCCTCATCTTTTTCCATCTACCAGATTTCAAGGTAGTAAATTAAAAATTTTAGACTGGATTTGGGAAAACATCAAAGAGATAGAATTTCAAACTATACTTGATGCTTTTGGTGGCACAGGATGTGTTGGTTATATGCTCAAGCAGAAAGGAAAAAGAGTTATTTATAACGATGTGCTAAAGTTTAATTGGTATATTGGCACAGCATTGATTGAAAATGATTCTGTAATACTTAATGATAGAGATATAGAGTCTTTAATTACTGAACATCCAGAAATAAAATATCCAACTTTTATACAGGATACTTTCAAAGATATCTATTTTACCGATGAAGAAAACAGGTGGATAGATACAGTGGCTACTAACATTGAACATCTTGACAATCTTTATAAAAAAGCAATGGCATATTTTGCCCTTTTCCAATCTTGTATTATAAAGAGACCTTTTAACCTCTTCCATCGTAAAAATTTATACTTGAGATTTTCTGATGTGGAAAGAAATTTTGGCAATAAAACAACCTGGGATACTCCATTTGAAATACATTTTAGAAATTTTGTAGGAGAAGTCAATCGTTCCATTTTTTCAAATAGCCAACAAAATAAAGCACTTAACTTGGATATTTTTGATGTTGACGGTGATTTTGACTTGGTTTATATTGATACTCCTTATATTTCAAAGAATGGAGTCGCAGTTGATTATCTTGGATTTTACCACTTTTTAGAAGGATTAGTTCATTATGATAAATGGGCAGAAATGATTGATTATCACACAAAACATATGAAATTAAAAAAACAAACTAATCCATGGATTGATAAAAACGAAATTTACAGTGCTTTTGATAAACTATTTAAAAAATTCAGTGATAGTATTCTAGTGGTTTCTTATCGTTCTGACGGTATTCCATCCATTGATGAATTGGAATGGTTGTTGAAAAAATATAAATCAGATGTTGCGATAAGACGAATTGGATATAGATATGCTTTAAGCAATAATCATTCGGAAGAAATTTTGCTTATTGGGAGATAGAGAGATGAAAAAGAAACTGACTAAAAAAAGAATAATTATTAAACTTTTGCAAGACGAATATATAAATGAACGAGTATGGTGGAATTTAATGGGGTCAAAGTTTAAGAAATCCGAAATAGAAAAAATAGACAAAACATTTAGAAAATGTTATAAGGGGGACGATAATAGATGATTTTGACATTAAAAAAAACAGCGACGAAGAAGGATATTGAAATAATTTGTAAAAAAATAAAAGAGTTGGGTTTTAAGTCGCATATTTCCGAGGGAAAGGAACTGACCCTTATAGGCGTTATAGGTCCCAATGCCATATTGAAAAAAGATATTTTTGAGGCGATGAATACCGTCGCATTTGTTACACCAATTTCAAAACCGTATAAACTTGTAAGCAGGGAATTGAAAAAGGAAAATACTGTTATTAAAATTGACAATTTAGAGATTGGTTCTGAAAAAATTCTGATAATCGCGGGACCCTGTTCTATTGAATCGAAAGAGCGACTGACTGAGATTGCCAATGTCGTGAGAAATGCAGGTGCGGATATGATAAGGGGAGGAGCATTTAAGCCAAGAACTTCTCCATATGCTTTTCAGGGACTTGGAGAAAAGGGATTAAAATATTTAAGAGAGATAAAAAAAATTACAGGGCTTCCGGTTATCAGTGAAGCGATGAATCCAGAACAGGTTGATATTGTGAACAAATACGTGGATATAGTTCAGGTGGGTGCAAGAAATATGCAGAACTTTGATCTGCTTAAAGCGGCAGGTAAATTGAAAAAACCGGTTCTTCTAAAAAGAGGTTTCTCGTCAACGATTGAAGAGTTTTTAATGGCTGCAGAGTATATATTATCCAATGGAAATCCAGATGTAATTCTGTGTGAAAGAGGCATTAGAACATTTGAGACAGCAACGAGGTTCACACTTGATTTGAACGCAATTCCCGTGATAAAAAAACTTTCACATCTTCCTGTAATTGTTGACCCTTCACACGGGGTTGGTATTCGTGATTATGTACCTGCGATGTGTAAAGCAGCAATTGCCTGCGGTGCTGACGGACTTATGATAGAGATTCATAACAAA
Protein-coding regions in this window:
- a CDS encoding DNA adenine methylase translates to MRAKLLNQQLELLPHPHLFPSTRFQGSKLKILDWIWENIKEIEFQTILDAFGGTGCVGYMLKQKGKRVIYNDVLKFNWYIGTALIENDSVILNDRDIESLITEHPEIKYPTFIQDTFKDIYFTDEENRWIDTVATNIEHLDNLYKKAMAYFALFQSCIIKRPFNLFHRKNLYLRFSDVERNFGNKTTWDTPFEIHFRNFVGEVNRSIFSNSQQNKALNLDIFDVDGDFDLVYIDTPYISKNGVAVDYLGFYHFLEGLVHYDKWAEMIDYHTKHMKLKKQTNPWIDKNEIYSAFDKLFKKFSDSILVVSYRSDGIPSIDELEWLLKKYKSDVAIRRIGYRYALSNNHSEEILLIGR
- a CDS encoding site-specific DNA-methyltransferase encodes the protein MTGTYHSIGVVNVVLQDLGFKILNDIILYKKNAPPNFTGSCFRAVTETMLWAKKNFNSKTKFNYKNMKKLNGGTQMKNIWEYWAEKNPFRHPATKQQIVLEHAILAGSNEGDLILDPFAGSGTTGFVAYGLNRKCIMIEIDQNYCKLIKDRIEGKYGEFKRKTKD
- a CDS encoding type II restriction endonuclease, with translation MVNLKERQKIKEKFRNELLEYVDKFNTAVSTEKGDWIVKGFIDIAKNIYTISADTKVVSKIMELLLFPKICEFAEKNKYKMVLCKEQNFYPNISFIDKKNNKFALDIKSTYRKNTKEVNGMTLGAFTGYFRDRTSSKNITFPYNEYAGHFVLGVIYSRKELKIDERRIYQIEELQNITSVVKDFVFFIQEKYKIALDRPGSGNTKNIGSVIKIDELTNGKGHFAELGEEIFNDYWMFYLTKDMAKSVDLKSAPYKNLKEYFEYKKLKRIK
- the aroF gene encoding 3-deoxy-7-phosphoheptulonate synthase → MILTLKKTATKKDIEIICKKIKELGFKSHISEGKELTLIGVIGPNAILKKDIFEAMNTVAFVTPISKPYKLVSRELKKENTVIKIDNLEIGSEKILIIAGPCSIESKERLTEIANVVRNAGADMIRGGAFKPRTSPYAFQGLGEKGLKYLREIKKITGLPVISEAMNPEQVDIVNKYVDIVQVGARNMQNFDLLKAAGKLKKPVLLKRGFSSTIEEFLMAAEYILSNGNPDVILCERGIRTFETATRFTLDLNAIPVIKKLSHLPVIVDPSHGVGIRDYVPAMCKAAIACGADGLMIEIHNKPEDALSDGPQSLLPEQFEKLMKELRPVAEAVGRKI